In Deinococcus sonorensis KR-87, a single window of DNA contains:
- a CDS encoding ester cyclase, whose translation MSTSGLVLFLQGFIVGFPDLHSTVERMVPRGDTVVLFVTGEGTFGRPFMVAP comes from the coding sequence GTGTCCACCTCGGGCCTCGTGCTGTTCCTGCAGGGCTTTATCGTGGGCTTTCCGGACCTGCACTCCACCGTGGAGCGGATGGTGCCGCGGGGCGACACGGTGGTGCTGTTTGTGACAGGGGAGGGCACCTTCGGCCGACCCTTCATGGTCGCGCCGTGA